GATAGTGAACTATATCATGCTCTTGGCAGTAATTGCCGGGGCAATAAAAGAGAAAAAGGGGCTTTCGCCCCCCCTGCTTCGCGCGGCGCGCTCCCTGCGTGCCGCCTCCGCTTCGCGGACAGGCAAGGGCCGTCCTCCTCCCTTTACCCCGACACCGGCCTCAGGGCCTCCATGGCCGCGCGGAAATCCGGGTCGTCCGTCATCTCCGGCACTATCTGGACGTACCTGATGACATCGTCCTTGTCCACGACGAAGACAGAGCGGGCCAGGAGCCTCAGCTCCTTCATGAGCACCCCGTAAGCGGTCCCGAAGGATGCCTCCCTGTGGTCGGAGAAGGCCTTGAGGCGCACGGGATGCGCCTCTTGCACGAACCTCTCCAGGGCAAAGGGCAGGTCCATGCTCACGTTCAACACGGCGATGCCCAGGTCTTCCGTCCGGGCGTCGAAGGTCCGCGCCTGCCTGTTACACACGGAGGTGTCCAGCGAAGGCGTCACGCTTATCAGCTTGACGGTGCCGGAGAAGTCCTTCAGGGTTTTTTCGTTCAGCTCCGTATCCAGAATGCGGAAGTCCGGGGCCTTGTCCCCTTTTTTGAGCTCGGGGCCGACCAGGGTGACGGGTTTCCCCTTCGCGGTCACGATGCCTTTGCGTTCGGTCAGTGTTTCCATATCGCCACTTCAGCCTCCTTGCTCGCCGTAGGACTCGTAGCTGACAAACTCCTCGAGGTCGCGCCGCCAGGCCCTGGGCAGGAGCTCCACCCCATCCTTGAGGTACCCCACGGCCACCAGCATCGGGATTATCTTGTCCTCGGGGATTCCGAACTCTTTCTTCACGCAGCCCTCGTCGAACCCGTCCATGGGATGGGTCTCGAGGCCCAGTCCCTGGGCGGCCAGCATGAGGCACATGGCGAAAAGGGCGGTATTCTTCAGGGCCGTGTACCTCCGGGAGAGGGCGTCGGGCTTCTCGCTGTAAAGCCGGCGGGCCAACTGCATGTACCCCTCGCGCTTTTCGGGCTTCGTGTAGCCCAGTTCCTCCCAGCTCCGTAGCGTGCGCGGGAAGTTCTTCTCCAGGAAGTCCGGGTCGGCCACCATGATGAGCACCACCGAGGCCTCCTCGACCTTGGGCTGGTCCAGGGCGCATGTGCGGAGGGTTCTCTTCCGCTCGGCGTCCCGAACCACCACCACGCGCCAGGGCTGCACGTTGAAGGAGGAGGGGGAGAGGTTGGCCAGGCGGAGAAGCTCGGTGAGCTTTTCTTCGGGGACCTCCTTTCCGGGCTTGAAAAAGTTGATGGACCTCCGTCTCTTGAGCGCCTCGATAACCTCCATCGCGCCCTACACTCTCTTCTGGAACTCGTGCTCTTTCCAGAACCCCTTCTCGGCAAGGGCGTTGACGATGCATGTGCGCGTGATGATGCCCACCAGGGGCTTGCGCTCCAGTTGATGGCCCACCACCGGAATCACCGAGATGCGCTGGCCGTAGAAAATCTCCACTATGTCTTCGATGGTGGTGTCCGGCGAGACCACGATGGGCTCCGTGCACACGTCGCTGTGCTCTATGTGCCCGCAGCTCATGATGGTCTCCGCGTCGAACTCGTGTATGGTGCGTCCCTCCCTGACGGCGTCCAGGACGTCGTATTCGGAGACGATGCCCAGGACCGTGCCCTTCTCGTCCACGACCGGCAGGGCGGGATAGGGCGACATGAGCTTCTTGACCAGCTCCGAGCCCTTTTCCTTGGCCTCGATGCTCACGCGCGGATGCATTATGTCTTTGGCCGCTATGCAGGACATGTGCTGGCTCCTTTCGTTGGAAAAGTTGGTACAACCTCC
The genomic region above belongs to Nitrospirota bacterium and contains:
- the tpx gene encoding thiol peroxidase; translated protein: METLTERKGIVTAKGKPVTLVGPELKKGDKAPDFRILDTELNEKTLKDFSGTVKLISVTPSLDTSVCNRQARTFDARTEDLGIAVLNVSMDLPFALERFVQEAHPVRLKAFSDHREASFGTAYGVLMKELRLLARSVFVVDKDDVIRYVQIVPEMTDDPDFRAAMEALRPVSG
- a CDS encoding CBS domain-containing protein, yielding MSCIAAKDIMHPRVSIEAKEKGSELVKKLMSPYPALPVVDEKGTVLGIVSEYDVLDAVREGRTIHEFDAETIMSCGHIEHSDVCTEPIVVSPDTTIEDIVEIFYGQRISVIPVVGHQLERKPLVGIITRTCIVNALAEKGFWKEHEFQKRV
- a CDS encoding nitroreductase family protein, which produces MEVIEALKRRRSINFFKPGKEVPEEKLTELLRLANLSPSSFNVQPWRVVVVRDAERKRTLRTCALDQPKVEEASVVLIMVADPDFLEKNFPRTLRSWEELGYTKPEKREGYMQLARRLYSEKPDALSRRYTALKNTALFAMCLMLAAQGLGLETHPMDGFDEGCVKKEFGIPEDKIIPMLVAVGYLKDGVELLPRAWRRDLEEFVSYESYGEQGG